A portion of the Oncorhynchus nerka isolate Pitt River linkage group LG27, Oner_Uvic_2.0, whole genome shotgun sequence genome contains these proteins:
- the LOC135565438 gene encoding tetraspanin-18B-like, with amino-acid sequence MGFREIIAANPLLFTGVYIILAMGAMLFLLGFLGCCGAIRENKCLLLFFFLLILVIFLAELAAAILAFVFREHLTREKFTRDLKRHYQGHNNTDVFTSTWNALMTTFDCCGVNSPDDFEESLFRLLSPDKMVPGVCCQGNGHPGDAVDDLSRDECLRGSMELRYNKGCYSAVVDYFETYIYMAGALAIAVLTIELFAMVFAMCLFRGIDQ; translated from the exons ATGGGCTTCAGGGAGATCATAGCAGCCAACCCTCTGCTCTTCACTGGGGTCTACATCATCCTGGCCATGGGGGCAATGCTCTTCCTCCTCGGCTTCCTGGGCTGCTGCGGAGCCATCCGGGAGAACAAGTGTCTGCTGCTCTTT ttCTTCCTGCTCATCCTGGTCATCTTCCTGGCAGAGTTAGCAGCAGCCATCTTGGCCTTCGTATTCCGGGAGCAT CTCACCAGAGAGAAGTTTACCAGAGATCTGAAGAGACACTACCAgggacacaacaacaccgacgtCTTCACCTCCACGTGGAACGCCCTCATGACCACC tttGACTGCTGTGGGGTGAACAGCCCGGATGACTTTGAGGAGAGCCTGTTCAGGCTCCTCAGCCCAGACAAGATGGTTCCTGGGGTGTGTTGCCAGGGCAACGGTCACCCTGGAGATGCGGTGGATGACCTCAGCAGGGACGAGTGTCTGAGGGGAAGCATGGAGCTCCGCTACAATAAG ggttgtTACTCAGCAGTGGTGGATTATTTTGAGACGTATATCTACATGGCAGGAGCTCTGGCCATTGCTGTCCTGACGATTGAA